From the genome of Rathayibacter sp. VKM Ac-2759, one region includes:
- a CDS encoding MFS transporter codes for MTTTSALTRPQLVAWRNAVFTIFVLSGVSIATWVSRTPAIRDELELSTAGVGLLILAMSIGAIVGLTLSTAIMSLIGARRGMVAGLTICASGLAILGVAADSLGALPVAFAGMALLGFGNGAVDVMMNVEGAANEAAFGKTLLPLFHAFFSLGTVAGALLGAAASALAVPVAVHLVVIAVVVVVTAVVAIRFVPVRDADVAAGTVKAPVRERVADSIGVWRDTRLVFIGLIMLGMAFAEGSANDWMTLAMVDGHGADMTTAAIVFGVFVGAMTVGRVLGGPVLDRFGRVPVLRGSAVLAVVGILLFILAPVDALVIVGAVAWGLGCSLGFPVGMSAAAEGPHSAARVSAVATLGYVAFLVGPPLIGFLGEHFGILNALFLVLALVVVAGLASPAARSRRAGETA; via the coding sequence ATGACCACCACCTCCGCCCTCACCCGCCCTCAGCTCGTCGCCTGGCGCAACGCCGTCTTCACGATCTTCGTGCTGAGCGGCGTCTCCATCGCGACCTGGGTCTCGCGCACGCCCGCCATCCGCGACGAGCTCGAACTGTCGACCGCCGGTGTCGGGCTGCTCATCCTCGCGATGTCGATCGGCGCGATCGTCGGCCTCACCCTGTCGACCGCGATCATGTCGCTGATCGGCGCGCGCCGCGGGATGGTGGCCGGGCTCACGATCTGCGCCTCCGGCCTCGCGATCCTCGGCGTCGCCGCCGACTCGCTCGGCGCGCTGCCGGTCGCGTTCGCCGGCATGGCGCTCCTCGGCTTCGGCAACGGCGCGGTCGACGTGATGATGAACGTCGAGGGCGCCGCGAACGAGGCGGCCTTCGGCAAGACCCTGCTGCCCCTGTTCCACGCCTTCTTCAGCCTCGGCACCGTGGCGGGCGCACTCCTCGGCGCCGCCGCCTCCGCCCTCGCCGTGCCGGTCGCCGTGCACCTCGTCGTGATCGCGGTCGTCGTCGTGGTGACCGCGGTCGTCGCCATCCGCTTCGTGCCGGTCCGCGACGCCGACGTCGCCGCCGGCACCGTCAAGGCCCCGGTGCGCGAGCGGGTCGCCGACTCGATCGGCGTCTGGCGCGACACCCGCCTCGTCTTCATCGGCCTGATCATGCTCGGCATGGCGTTCGCGGAGGGGTCGGCCAACGACTGGATGACCCTCGCGATGGTCGACGGCCACGGCGCCGACATGACCACCGCCGCCATCGTGTTCGGCGTCTTCGTCGGCGCGATGACCGTCGGCCGCGTCCTCGGCGGCCCCGTCCTCGACCGCTTCGGCCGCGTGCCCGTGCTGCGCGGCTCCGCGGTCCTCGCCGTCGTCGGCATCCTGCTCTTCATCCTCGCGCCGGTCGACGCCCTCGTCATCGTCGGAGCCGTCGCCTGGGGCCTGGGCTGCTCGCTCGGCTTCCCGGTCGGCATGTCGGCGGCGGCCGAGGGCCCGCACTCGGCCGCGCGGGTCAGCGCCGTCGCGACGCTGGGCTACGTCGCCTTCCTCGTCGGCCCGCCGCTGATCGGCTTCCTCGGCGAGCACTTCGGCATCCTGAACGCGCTGTTCCTGGTGCTCGCGCTCGTCGTCGTGGCCGGTCTGGCCTCGCCCGCCGCGCGCAGCCGCCGCGCCGGGGAGACCGCGTGA
- a CDS encoding DUF1801 domain-containing protein, producing MTRLDASATAHVDAMAHPRREQIERAREAVLAADDRLVESVKWNAPSYAIGAHLVTLRLRPGDRVEVILHRGVAARADSVAPALEDPLLDWRAPDRAVRALAPDEDPRLLTPLVRQWLAAVAPRAEGTPDR from the coding sequence ATGACGCGACTCGACGCCTCCGCGACAGCACACGTCGACGCGATGGCGCACCCGCGGCGCGAGCAGATCGAGCGTGCTCGGGAGGCGGTGCTCGCCGCCGACGACCGGCTCGTCGAGTCGGTGAAGTGGAACGCGCCGAGCTACGCGATCGGCGCGCACCTGGTGACGCTGCGCCTGCGGCCCGGCGACCGCGTCGAGGTGATCCTGCACCGCGGAGTCGCGGCGCGGGCCGACTCCGTCGCCCCCGCCCTCGAGGACCCCCTCCTCGACTGGCGCGCCCCCGACCGGGCCGTGCGCGCCCTCGCCCCCGACGAGGACCCGCGCCTGCTGACTCCCCTCGTGCGCCAGTGGCTCGCCGCCGTCGCTCCGCGCGCCGAGGGAACCCCGGACCGGTGA
- a CDS encoding substrate-binding domain-containing protein, protein MESSTVESQKPRPSRPTLARVAARAGVSASTASLVFSGAGPVSAATKERVLAAAAELDYGGPDPRARSLRKGSSGIVGVVVDERLLHAFRDPIKIAMLDGIADVLGAAGAGILLLTETEDGAGLLATAPVDAMILVGCSPSVDDSLAILRRRGVPVVVVEGFSELGAAVVSLDNREASRALAEHVRELGHERVASVALPFAKDRRRGPVPDDWRASSSITAVDRLAGVLDVFADVEAVAAAASTVDEGVAAGRALLDVAEPPTAVIAQSDLLAAGVILAAEQLGLRVPEDVSVLGFDGVQVPGLAAGYDLTTMVQPAVDKGRAAARAVVALLAGEAADEVCFSAVFHRGNTSAPPR, encoded by the coding sequence GTGGAGTCGAGCACTGTGGAGTCGCAGAAGCCCCGCCCCTCGCGGCCGACCCTCGCGCGGGTCGCGGCGCGCGCCGGGGTCTCGGCGTCGACCGCGTCGCTCGTGTTCAGCGGCGCCGGTCCCGTGTCGGCGGCCACCAAGGAGCGGGTGCTCGCCGCGGCGGCCGAGCTCGACTACGGCGGCCCCGACCCGCGCGCGCGCTCGCTCCGCAAGGGCAGCTCGGGCATCGTCGGCGTCGTCGTCGACGAGCGGCTGCTGCACGCGTTCCGCGACCCGATCAAGATCGCGATGCTCGACGGGATCGCCGACGTGCTCGGCGCGGCGGGCGCGGGCATCCTCCTGCTCACCGAGACGGAGGACGGCGCGGGTCTGCTCGCGACCGCGCCGGTGGACGCGATGATCCTGGTCGGCTGCAGCCCCTCGGTCGACGACTCGCTCGCGATCCTGCGGCGCCGCGGGGTCCCGGTCGTCGTCGTCGAGGGCTTCTCGGAGCTCGGCGCGGCCGTGGTCTCGCTCGACAACCGCGAGGCGAGCCGCGCACTCGCCGAGCACGTGCGCGAGCTGGGGCACGAGCGCGTCGCCTCCGTCGCCCTGCCGTTCGCGAAGGACCGGCGCCGCGGCCCGGTCCCGGACGACTGGCGCGCCAGCTCGAGCATCACCGCCGTGGACCGCCTCGCCGGCGTGCTCGACGTCTTCGCGGATGTCGAGGCGGTGGCCGCCGCGGCGAGCACGGTCGACGAGGGCGTCGCGGCGGGCCGGGCGCTGCTCGACGTCGCGGAGCCGCCGACCGCCGTGATCGCGCAGAGCGATCTGCTGGCCGCGGGGGTCATCCTCGCCGCCGAGCAGCTCGGGCTGCGGGTGCCGGAGGACGTGTCGGTGCTCGGATTCGACGGGGTGCAGGTGCCGGGCCTCGCGGCGGGCTACGACCTGACGACGATGGTGCAGCCGGCCGTCGACAAGGGGCGGGCCGCCGCGCGCGCGGTGGTGGCGCTGCTCGCGGGCGAGGCCGCCGACGAGGTCTGCTTCAGCGCGGTGTTCCACCGCGGGAACACGAGCGCGCCGCCGCGCTGA
- a CDS encoding bile acid:sodium symporter gives MQLIASLERHQVAWYLGAIAGGLAAGVLLPAASRLDVAVTPVLGLLLFATFLGVPFLSVLRSFGDGRFLGAVLIVNFVVVPAVAFGLSRFVAGDPALVFGVLLVLLTPCVDYVIVFSGLAGGASARLLAAAPLLMLVQILLLPVLLRVILGAEAVAAVDIGPFAEAFLLLIVLPLAAAAALQALAARSAAGRRIERAVQSAMVPLMVATLLTVVASQAGAVGAALPRLGVVVLVYAAFVVVMSAIGGAAGRVARLDTPGRRALLFSGVTRNSLVVLPLALALPPALSLVPVVVVTQTLVELVAMVLLVRLVPRLVP, from the coding sequence ATGCAGCTCATCGCCTCGCTCGAGCGGCACCAGGTCGCCTGGTACCTCGGCGCGATCGCCGGAGGTCTCGCCGCCGGGGTCCTGCTGCCGGCAGCCTCGCGGCTCGACGTCGCCGTCACTCCGGTGCTGGGGCTGCTGCTGTTCGCGACGTTCCTCGGCGTGCCGTTCCTCTCGGTGCTGCGCTCCTTCGGCGACGGTCGGTTCCTCGGCGCAGTGCTGATCGTGAACTTCGTCGTGGTGCCGGCGGTCGCCTTCGGCCTCTCGCGGTTCGTCGCCGGCGATCCGGCCCTGGTCTTCGGCGTGCTGCTGGTGCTGCTGACCCCGTGCGTCGACTACGTGATCGTCTTCAGCGGTCTGGCGGGTGGCGCCTCCGCCCGGCTGCTCGCGGCCGCACCCCTGCTGATGCTCGTGCAGATCCTGCTGCTGCCGGTCCTCCTCCGCGTGATCCTCGGCGCGGAGGCGGTGGCCGCGGTCGACATCGGGCCGTTCGCCGAGGCGTTCCTGCTGCTCATCGTCCTGCCGCTCGCCGCCGCGGCGGCTCTCCAGGCGCTCGCGGCGCGCTCGGCGGCGGGGCGGCGGATCGAGCGCGCGGTGCAGTCGGCGATGGTGCCGCTGATGGTGGCGACGCTCCTCACGGTGGTCGCGTCGCAGGCGGGCGCGGTGGGAGCCGCGCTCCCTCGGCTCGGCGTGGTGGTGCTCGTCTACGCGGCCTTCGTCGTGGTGATGTCGGCGATCGGAGGCGCGGCGGGCCGGGTCGCGCGCCTCGATACCCCGGGGCGGCGGGCCCTGCTCTTCAGCGGAGTGACCCGCAACTCCCTCGTGGTGCTCCCGCTCGCGCTGGCCCTGCCGCCGGCGCTGTCGCTCGTTCCTGTGGTCGTGGTGACGCAGACCCTCGTCGAGCTCGTCGCGATGGTGCTGCTCGTGCGCCTGGTCCCCCGCCTCGTCCCCTGA
- a CDS encoding MATE family efflux transporter, translating to MSTRTLDRSILRLAVPALGSLVAEPLFLLTDSALVGHLGAVPLAGLALGGAVLQTIVGLMVFLAYSTTPRVGRALGEGDERRAVAAGIDGGWLALALGAAIAVAGAILSPVLIGLFGAEPEVAEAGVRYLAVSMAGIPAMLGVFALTGLLRGFQDTRTPLVIAAGGFALNAGLNAVLIYPVCLGITGSALGTVVAQWAMFAAYAGVAVRLARRAGAPLRPHLAGLRSSAGSGGWMLLRTASLRAAILLAVAVASALGAEELGAFQVAMTVFSTVAFALDAVAIAAQALLGRLLGAGARAEARAVTKRCVTWGIGAGVVLGAVVTASCGYLPFVFSSDPEVLRLLPAALAVVGLTAPLGGYVFVLDGVLIGAGDGRYLALSGLVNLAIFAPLALLAPAAPAEWRLLALWIAFALGYLGARALTLGLRVRSDVWLR from the coding sequence GTGAGCACCCGCACCCTCGACCGCAGCATCCTGCGACTGGCCGTGCCCGCGCTCGGCTCGCTGGTCGCCGAGCCGCTGTTCCTGCTCACCGACTCGGCCCTCGTCGGGCACCTCGGCGCGGTGCCGCTCGCGGGCCTCGCACTCGGCGGCGCGGTCCTGCAGACGATCGTCGGGCTCATGGTGTTCCTCGCCTACAGCACGACGCCCCGGGTCGGCCGCGCGCTCGGCGAGGGCGACGAGCGCCGCGCGGTGGCCGCCGGGATCGACGGCGGCTGGCTCGCCCTCGCCCTCGGCGCCGCGATCGCGGTGGCCGGCGCGATCCTCAGCCCGGTGCTCATCGGGCTGTTCGGCGCCGAGCCGGAGGTGGCCGAGGCCGGCGTGCGCTACCTGGCGGTGAGCATGGCCGGGATCCCCGCGATGCTCGGCGTCTTCGCCCTCACCGGCCTCCTCCGCGGCTTCCAGGACACCCGCACGCCGCTGGTCATCGCGGCCGGCGGATTCGCGCTCAACGCGGGCCTGAACGCCGTGCTGATCTACCCCGTCTGCCTGGGGATAACCGGGTCGGCGCTCGGGACTGTGGTGGCGCAGTGGGCGATGTTCGCGGCCTACGCGGGAGTCGCCGTCCGGCTCGCCCGGAGGGCCGGCGCTCCGCTGCGACCCCACCTCGCGGGGCTCCGCTCGTCCGCCGGCTCGGGCGGCTGGATGCTGCTGCGCACGGCGAGCCTGCGGGCGGCGATCCTGCTCGCGGTCGCCGTCGCCTCGGCACTGGGGGCGGAGGAGCTCGGCGCGTTCCAGGTCGCGATGACGGTCTTCTCGACGGTCGCCTTCGCCCTCGACGCGGTGGCGATCGCCGCGCAGGCGCTGCTGGGCCGGCTCCTCGGCGCGGGGGCGCGAGCGGAGGCGCGCGCGGTCACGAAACGCTGCGTGACCTGGGGAATCGGTGCGGGAGTCGTGCTCGGGGCGGTCGTGACCGCTTCGTGTGGTTACCTGCCGTTCGTCTTCTCGAGCGACCCGGAGGTGCTCCGCCTGCTGCCCGCGGCCCTCGCGGTCGTCGGACTCACGGCCCCGCTGGGCGGCTACGTCTTCGTCCTCGACGGCGTCCTGATCGGGGCGGGCGACGGGCGCTACCTCGCCCTGAGCGGCCTCGTGAACCTCGCGATCTTCGCTCCGCTGGCCCTGCTCGCGCCCGCCGCACCCGCGGAATGGCGCCTCCTGGCCCTCTGGATCGCCTTCGCCCTGGGCTATCTGGGTGCCCGCGCACTGACCCTCGGCCTGCGCGTGCGCAGCGACGTCTGGCTCCGCTGA
- a CDS encoding glycosyltransferase: MATTTARVGEILLDRGLISQEQLDEALRRQAREGGLLGRHLIIDGAVTRREMYAALAEQWDAPMVDLVEEPPEAQTLARIGPVTLVDEGWVPWRVLDDGTGVIATSVPPTEAVLSRARELMGVPRIAVRTTTDWDIFMAVENACRAALLFGAADALAVESGDESAKSGLRRWQVVTPLVLAAVVVAGVVIAPSATFVIVLAAANLLFLMNIAFKALAGLRAPLNKSSVTAWEEEVALERGRRGLAVSPPRMTDDELPIYTILIPAYKEANIISKLLVNIGALDYPKAKLEVLVLLEADDDETIGAVRRMSPPEYVRMVIVPPGGPQTKPRACNYGLSFARGEFVVIYDAEDRPDPDQLRKCVRLFREDEFERLHVDPEQKQLVCLQGALSYFNADYNVLTRMFAVEYAHWFGAMLPGLDQSHLPIPLGGTSNHFETRVLRELGAWDPYNVTEDADLGLRVAAHGYRVGVVDSNTWEEACAEVPAWIKQRTRWIKGYMMTAGVNTRHPVRWFKVNGILGTLSLVALIMGTPVAFLLYPLVLGFTIITYIGVQFLGLDIPEWLIVAGTTNMLFSNALMIVVSGIAAWKRYNWRVAAFALLNPVYWVLHSISAWRAAWQIVFSPHKWEKTPHGLTEDYEDSTIAAPA, translated from the coding sequence ATGGCGACGACGACGGCCCGCGTGGGCGAGATCCTCCTCGACCGCGGACTCATCAGCCAGGAGCAGCTCGACGAGGCGCTGCGGCGCCAGGCCCGCGAGGGCGGCCTGCTCGGCCGGCACCTCATCATCGACGGAGCGGTCACCCGCCGCGAGATGTACGCGGCGCTCGCCGAGCAGTGGGACGCGCCGATGGTCGACCTCGTCGAGGAGCCCCCGGAGGCGCAGACGCTCGCGCGCATCGGCCCGGTCACCCTCGTCGACGAGGGCTGGGTGCCGTGGCGCGTCCTCGACGACGGCACCGGCGTGATCGCCACCTCCGTGCCGCCGACCGAGGCGGTGCTGTCGCGGGCGCGCGAGCTGATGGGCGTCCCGCGCATCGCGGTGCGGACGACCACCGACTGGGACATCTTCATGGCGGTCGAGAACGCCTGCCGCGCCGCGCTGCTGTTCGGCGCCGCCGACGCGCTCGCCGTCGAGAGCGGCGACGAGTCGGCCAAGTCGGGGCTGCGGCGCTGGCAGGTCGTCACTCCGCTCGTGCTCGCGGCCGTCGTGGTCGCGGGGGTCGTGATCGCGCCGAGCGCCACCTTCGTGATCGTGCTCGCCGCGGCGAACCTCCTGTTCCTGATGAACATCGCCTTCAAGGCCCTGGCCGGCCTGCGCGCCCCGCTCAACAAGAGCTCGGTCACGGCGTGGGAGGAGGAGGTCGCGCTCGAGCGCGGCCGTCGCGGCCTCGCGGTGTCGCCCCCGCGCATGACCGACGACGAGCTGCCGATCTACACGATCCTCATCCCGGCCTACAAAGAGGCCAACATCATCAGCAAGCTGCTGGTCAACATCGGCGCGCTCGACTACCCCAAGGCCAAGCTCGAGGTGCTCGTGCTGCTCGAGGCCGACGACGACGAGACGATCGGCGCGGTGCGGCGCATGAGCCCGCCCGAGTACGTGCGCATGGTGATCGTGCCGCCCGGAGGCCCGCAGACCAAGCCGCGCGCCTGCAACTACGGCCTGAGCTTCGCCCGCGGCGAGTTCGTCGTCATCTACGACGCCGAGGACCGACCCGACCCCGACCAGCTGCGCAAGTGCGTCCGCCTGTTCCGCGAGGACGAGTTCGAGCGTCTGCACGTCGACCCCGAGCAGAAGCAGCTCGTGTGCCTGCAGGGCGCGCTGAGCTACTTCAACGCCGACTACAACGTCCTCACCCGGATGTTCGCGGTCGAGTACGCGCACTGGTTCGGCGCGATGCTGCCCGGCCTCGACCAGTCGCACCTGCCCATCCCGCTCGGCGGCACCTCCAACCACTTCGAGACGCGCGTGCTGCGCGAGCTCGGCGCCTGGGACCCGTACAACGTCACCGAGGACGCCGACCTCGGCCTGCGCGTGGCCGCGCACGGCTACCGCGTCGGCGTCGTCGACTCGAACACGTGGGAGGAGGCGTGCGCCGAGGTCCCCGCGTGGATCAAGCAGCGCACGCGCTGGATCAAGGGCTACATGATGACCGCGGGCGTGAACACGCGGCACCCCGTCCGCTGGTTCAAGGTCAACGGGATCCTCGGGACCCTGAGCCTCGTCGCGCTGATCATGGGGACGCCGGTGGCGTTCCTCCTGTACCCGCTGGTGCTGGGCTTCACGATCATCACCTACATCGGCGTGCAGTTCCTCGGGCTCGACATCCCCGAATGGCTGATCGTCGCGGGCACCACGAACATGCTGTTCTCGAACGCGCTGATGATCGTGGTGTCGGGGATCGCGGCGTGGAAGCGCTACAACTGGCGGGTCGCGGCCTTCGCCCTGCTGAACCCCGTCTACTGGGTGCTGCACTCGATCTCGGCCTGGCGCGCGGCCTGGCAGATCGTCTTCAGCCCGCACAAGTGGGAGAAGACCCCCCACGGCCTCACCGAGGACTACGAGGACTCGACGATCGCGGCGCCGGCGTAG
- a CDS encoding glycosyl hydrolase family 28-related protein produces MPLLSAAAAELSRRGLFAAPLGATLATTDPDSPVLHSEIAAPSGVAGLDASGVVPLAQLPEAVLTGSGERPVAKGELVYNVQDYGATGDGSTDDLPAIDAAIDAALATYGGVVYFPRGIYRIAGSIGRASGLASIAFRGAGELSTRIRSLTDAPVVTGAFSACRFDNLILDANDLGSPCISAHLDKTVLDSLQLYGWTDYGMRLNDGTFGDLGLLNRIQRCSIDQCTGTGIWTGYRMIDSWIVENNIGASYADLSIEGGPIRILGNHLDGSPQINIELRGNRRITIANNIMEGARRQSLVYTMPPWLTEDLAQIQIVGNAISNGGKAAANTYPAIAITGVSPTARTVGFSITGNIFACEDAGAGWTHCVEAVNARAVSVLGNQWATGHMNAKPVRAVGSTAYEVIGNHGDNAVKTT; encoded by the coding sequence ATGCCCCTTCTCTCCGCCGCTGCCGCCGAGCTCTCGCGGCGCGGCCTCTTCGCCGCCCCCCTCGGCGCCACCCTCGCCACCACCGATCCCGACTCGCCCGTCCTGCACTCCGAGATCGCCGCGCCCTCCGGGGTCGCGGGTCTCGACGCCTCCGGAGTCGTCCCCCTGGCGCAGCTCCCGGAGGCGGTGCTCACCGGCTCCGGCGAGCGCCCCGTCGCCAAGGGCGAGCTCGTCTACAACGTGCAGGACTACGGCGCGACCGGCGACGGCAGCACCGACGACCTGCCCGCCATCGACGCGGCCATCGACGCCGCTCTCGCGACCTACGGGGGCGTCGTCTACTTCCCCCGCGGCATCTACCGCATCGCCGGCTCGATCGGCCGCGCGAGCGGACTCGCGAGCATCGCGTTCCGCGGGGCCGGGGAGCTGTCGACGCGGATCCGCTCGCTCACGGACGCCCCCGTGGTCACCGGCGCCTTCTCGGCCTGCCGCTTCGACAACCTCATCCTCGACGCGAACGACCTCGGCTCGCCATGCATCTCGGCGCACCTCGACAAGACAGTGCTCGACTCGCTGCAGCTCTACGGCTGGACCGACTACGGCATGCGCCTGAACGACGGCACCTTCGGCGACCTGGGGCTGCTCAACCGCATCCAGCGCTGCAGCATCGACCAGTGCACCGGCACCGGCATCTGGACCGGCTACCGGATGATCGACTCCTGGATCGTCGAGAACAACATCGGCGCCTCCTACGCCGACCTCTCGATCGAGGGCGGGCCGATCCGCATCCTGGGCAACCACCTCGACGGCTCGCCGCAGATCAACATCGAGCTGCGGGGCAATCGCCGCATCACGATCGCGAACAACATCATGGAGGGGGCGCGCCGGCAGTCGCTCGTCTACACGATGCCGCCGTGGCTGACGGAGGATCTGGCGCAGATCCAGATCGTCGGCAACGCGATCAGCAACGGAGGCAAGGCCGCGGCGAACACGTACCCCGCGATCGCGATCACCGGGGTCTCGCCGACGGCGCGCACGGTGGGCTTCAGCATCACCGGGAACATCTTCGCCTGCGAGGACGCGGGAGCGGGCTGGACGCACTGCGTCGAGGCCGTGAACGCGCGCGCCGTCTCGGTGCTGGGCAACCAGTGGGCGACCGGGCACATGAACGCGAAGCCGGTGCGCGCGGTCGGCAGCACGGCGTACGAGGTGATCGGGAACCACGGGGACAACGCGGTGAAGACGACCTGA
- a CDS encoding bifunctional diguanylate cyclase/phosphodiesterase, which produces MQRTHGLQALDVVIAGLLGVFALGLIANSVRLLILTPPLSWAFVVAFGVAVALTAALRIPLGRRSGMPVMGLTVTLLVVVQPGADPLRLLGVWTAATLVAQLVQTRSAPIAAYITGLGALAAAAYLHVFDLLRGPIGAPLALLVSTVVFVLIVLLVDVVRQRGRWGIDWDRGVSALLPRRVALLAALLWALGTAVWFLDSVVVPAMAGDPAIEQSPLLLLVVSALVFSVAKRIEVRRVRRRLAGVLDAALELPWGGVAQAEGALLAHARTSIEADRIEVRDEPATGSEIGSVMLVPGGRTRYVVASKRLSPAPFSTEDEQILDALAHMGTDTLGARNDVESLRRYVDRDPLTGLPNQRAFQSALATYNRDRRPFEGIAVLFMDLDDFKDLNDGRGHHVGDKMLRLVGQRLAAVTAEGGFAARVGGDEFVLILRGLRSADDARRRAESLVETVSAAETVGGDTLAPVVSVGVAFSAREEADPSSIVIEADRSMLALKRGRGRAGRERSSAIDVTSVVADPVREAASRAVRDRTLDVAFQPIVELATNRIWAFEALVRLEDPIVGRVDPVDLIEKARELGLLDDLTVQVVDTAMAAAESFRDTGVGVDCMTVNVDLEQLAPERLGDHLAGIAARFPGVRLCIELNERTLDAATDALRRHAQRLRDRGVLIALDDYGAQGSSAISVATFPLDIVKLDRELITDLATEHRKREIVRALQSYAVATGVRVIVEGAEDMATITLLRELGVTDVQGYVFGRPDTRTGAEHRLLTTGSVAVHSLD; this is translated from the coding sequence ATGCAGCGCACCCACGGGCTCCAGGCCCTCGACGTCGTGATCGCCGGGCTGCTCGGGGTCTTCGCACTCGGGCTGATCGCCAACTCGGTGCGCCTGCTGATCCTCACGCCTCCGCTCAGCTGGGCGTTCGTGGTCGCGTTCGGCGTGGCGGTGGCGCTCACGGCCGCCCTGCGGATCCCGCTCGGCCGTCGGTCCGGCATGCCCGTGATGGGGCTGACGGTGACGCTCCTCGTCGTCGTGCAGCCGGGCGCGGATCCGCTGCGACTGCTCGGAGTGTGGACGGCGGCGACGCTGGTCGCCCAGCTCGTGCAGACCCGCAGCGCACCGATCGCGGCGTACATCACGGGGCTCGGGGCGCTCGCCGCCGCCGCCTACCTGCACGTGTTCGATCTGCTGCGCGGCCCGATCGGCGCCCCGCTCGCGCTGCTCGTGTCGACCGTCGTCTTCGTCCTGATCGTCCTGCTCGTCGACGTCGTCCGCCAGCGCGGGCGCTGGGGGATCGACTGGGACCGCGGCGTCAGCGCGCTCCTGCCGCGCCGGGTCGCCCTGCTCGCGGCGCTGCTCTGGGCGCTCGGGACCGCCGTCTGGTTCCTCGACAGCGTCGTCGTCCCGGCGATGGCCGGCGATCCGGCGATCGAGCAGAGCCCGCTGCTGCTGCTCGTCGTGAGCGCCCTCGTGTTCAGCGTGGCGAAGCGGATCGAGGTGCGCCGGGTGCGCAGGCGGCTCGCCGGGGTGCTCGACGCCGCCCTCGAGCTGCCCTGGGGCGGGGTGGCGCAGGCCGAGGGCGCGCTCCTCGCCCACGCGCGCACCTCGATCGAGGCCGACCGCATCGAGGTGCGCGACGAACCGGCCACGGGCAGCGAGATCGGCTCGGTGATGCTCGTGCCCGGCGGGCGCACGCGCTACGTCGTCGCCTCGAAGCGGCTCAGCCCGGCCCCCTTCAGCACCGAGGACGAGCAGATCCTCGACGCCCTGGCGCACATGGGCACCGACACGCTCGGTGCGCGCAACGACGTGGAGTCGCTGCGCCGCTACGTCGACCGCGATCCGCTGACGGGGCTGCCCAACCAGCGCGCGTTCCAGTCGGCGCTCGCGACCTACAACCGCGACCGCCGGCCGTTCGAGGGCATCGCCGTGCTCTTCATGGACCTCGACGACTTCAAGGATCTGAACGACGGACGCGGTCACCACGTCGGCGACAAGATGCTCCGCCTCGTGGGGCAGCGCCTCGCCGCGGTCACGGCCGAGGGCGGATTCGCGGCGCGCGTCGGCGGCGACGAGTTCGTGCTGATCCTCCGCGGCCTGCGCTCGGCCGACGACGCCCGGAGGCGCGCGGAGTCGCTGGTCGAGACGGTCAGCGCCGCCGAGACGGTCGGGGGCGACACCCTGGCGCCGGTCGTCAGCGTCGGAGTCGCGTTCTCGGCGCGCGAGGAGGCGGATCCGTCGAGCATCGTGATCGAGGCCGACCGCAGCATGCTCGCGCTCAAGCGGGGGAGGGGCCGGGCCGGCCGCGAGCGCTCGAGCGCCATCGACGTCACCTCGGTCGTCGCCGATCCGGTGCGGGAGGCGGCGTCGCGTGCGGTCCGCGACCGCACCCTCGACGTCGCGTTCCAGCCGATCGTCGAGCTCGCGACCAACCGGATCTGGGCGTTCGAGGCGCTCGTGCGGCTCGAGGATCCGATCGTCGGGCGGGTCGACCCGGTGGATCTCATCGAGAAGGCCCGCGAGCTCGGCCTGCTCGACGACCTCACCGTGCAGGTCGTCGACACGGCGATGGCCGCGGCCGAGAGCTTCCGCGACACCGGCGTCGGCGTCGACTGCATGACCGTCAACGTCGATCTGGAGCAGCTGGCGCCCGAGCGCCTCGGCGACCATCTGGCCGGGATCGCTGCGCGGTTCCCCGGCGTGCGGCTCTGCATCGAGCTCAACGAGCGCACCCTCGACGCCGCGACGGACGCCCTGCGCCGGCACGCCCAGCGGCTGCGCGACAGGGGCGTGCTGATCGCGCTCGACGACTACGGTGCGCAGGGATCCTCGGCCATCTCGGTGGCGACCTTCCCGCTCGACATCGTGAAGCTCGACCGGGAGCTGATCACCGATCTCGCGACCGAGCACCGCAAGCGCGAGATCGTGCGGGCGCTGCAGTCGTACGCGGTGGCGACGGGGGTGCGCGTGATCGTCGAGGGGGCGGAGGACATGGCGACGATCACGCTGCTCCGCGAGCTCGGAGTCACGGATGTGCAGGGGTACGTCTTCGGCCGTCCTGACACTCGAACGGGGGCGGAGCATCGATTGCTGACGACCGGATCGGTCGCGGTGCACTCCCTAGACTGA